A portion of the Paenibacillus hamazuiensis genome contains these proteins:
- the pgeF gene encoding peptidoglycan editing factor PgeF has product MEPFILEKAPNGAELLHITSWAARFPQISAGFTTRRGGVSGEPFTSLNCGLHVSDRPGDVIANREKLAEALGIPAGRATYAEQVHGCDIAVISPADGGKGVYSREEAIQAKDGFITNEPGIFLHALFADCVPLYFYDPVHRAVGLSHAGWKGSVLQIARETVSAMQRAYGSRPSELVAAIGPSIGVCCYEVDDAVIGRVREALEQTGPSAAGNEGEFYISKGNGKHMLNLQHFNRQIMIKAGILPSNIEVSTLCTSCRTDLFFSHRKEGGRTGRMAAWIGIRPLS; this is encoded by the coding sequence ATGGAACCGTTTATTTTAGAGAAAGCGCCTAATGGAGCAGAGCTTTTACATATAACGTCATGGGCGGCGCGCTTTCCGCAGATCAGCGCCGGTTTTACGACGCGGCGCGGCGGCGTAAGCGGGGAGCCTTTCACGTCGCTTAATTGCGGCTTGCATGTGTCGGACCGGCCTGGCGACGTGATCGCTAACCGCGAGAAGCTCGCCGAGGCGCTCGGCATCCCCGCCGGCCGCGCCACATATGCGGAGCAGGTGCACGGCTGCGACATCGCCGTGATCTCGCCCGCCGACGGCGGCAAAGGCGTTTATTCGCGCGAAGAGGCGATCCAGGCAAAGGACGGGTTCATAACGAACGAACCCGGCATTTTCCTGCATGCGCTTTTCGCGGACTGCGTGCCGCTTTACTTCTACGACCCCGTGCACCGGGCCGTAGGCCTCAGCCATGCAGGCTGGAAAGGCAGCGTGCTGCAAATCGCCCGCGAGACGGTGTCGGCGATGCAGCGCGCCTACGGCTCGCGGCCGTCCGAGCTAGTGGCGGCGATTGGCCCGTCCATCGGCGTATGCTGCTACGAGGTGGACGATGCGGTGATCGGCCGCGTTCGCGAAGCGCTCGAGCAGACGGGGCCAAGTGCAGCAGGTAACGAAGGGGAATTTTATATCTCCAAAGGTAACGGGAAGCATATGCTGAACTTGCAACATTTTAATCGACAAATTATGATAAAAGCAGGAATTTTGCCGTCGAACATCGAAGTATCTACGTTATGTACCAGTTGCCGTACGGACTTGTTTTTTTCCCACCGCAAGGAAGGCGGGAGGACGGGGCGGATGGCTGCGTGGATCGGCATTCGGCCGCTGTCTTGA
- a CDS encoding YlmC/YmxH family sporulation protein — translation MKISDFQSKDVINIVDGKKLGQISDLELDLRNGRIDSIVVPNQSRFFGLFGGTTDVIIPWKNIVKIGMDVVLVKLDDLRPTYRQAEDGETYEYDNRPYRGN, via the coding sequence ATGAAAATTTCCGATTTCCAATCCAAGGACGTCATCAATATTGTGGACGGAAAAAAACTCGGTCAAATCAGCGACCTTGAGCTCGATTTGCGCAACGGCCGAATCGACTCGATCGTCGTTCCGAATCAAAGCCGCTTTTTCGGTTTGTTCGGCGGCACAACCGACGTGATCATTCCGTGGAAAAATATCGTCAAAATCGGCATGGATGTCGTATTGGTCAAGCTCGACGATCTGCGCCCCACGTACCGGCAGGCTGAAGACGGGGAAACGTATGAGTATGACAACCGTCCTTACCGCGGAAACTGA
- the sigG gene encoding RNA polymerase sporulation sigma factor SigG, with translation MTRNKVEICGVDTSKLPVLTNAEMRELFVQLQTQNERSAREKLVNGNLRLVLSVIQRFNNRGEFVDDLFQVGCIGLMKAIDNFDLSQNVKFSTYAVPMIIGEIRRYLRDNNPIRVSRSLRDIAYKALQVRDNLTNQNSREPTIYEISEALNVPKEDVVFALDAIQDPVSLFEPIYHDGGDPIYVMDQISDDRNKDVSWIEGIALREAMRKLGDREKMILSMRFFDGKTQMEVADEIGISQAQVSRLEKSAISQMQKHVKQ, from the coding sequence GTGACCCGAAACAAAGTCGAAATCTGTGGAGTAGACACCTCGAAACTGCCTGTTCTGACTAATGCGGAAATGCGTGAATTATTCGTTCAGCTTCAAACGCAAAACGAACGATCTGCAAGAGAGAAATTGGTCAACGGAAACCTTCGGCTTGTGCTGAGCGTCATTCAGCGTTTTAACAACCGGGGGGAGTTTGTCGACGATTTGTTTCAGGTCGGCTGCATCGGTCTGATGAAGGCGATCGACAACTTCGATTTAAGCCAAAACGTCAAATTTTCCACCTATGCGGTGCCGATGATCATCGGCGAAATCCGCAGGTATTTAAGAGATAACAACCCGATCCGCGTATCCCGTTCGCTGCGCGACATCGCTTATAAAGCGCTGCAGGTGAGGGATAACCTCACGAACCAAAACTCGCGGGAGCCGACGATTTACGAAATATCCGAAGCGCTCAACGTGCCGAAGGAAGACGTCGTGTTCGCTTTGGATGCCATTCAGGATCCGGTATCGCTGTTCGAGCCGATTTACCATGACGGCGGCGATCCGATTTACGTGATGGATCAAATTAGCGACGATCGCAACAAAGATGTTTCCTGGATCGAAGGAATCGCCCTCCGCGAAGCGATGAGGAAGCTTGGAGACCGGGAGAAGATGATATTGTCGATGAGGTTTTTTGACGGCAAAACGCAGATGGAGGTTGCCGACGAGATCGGCATTTCCCAAGCGCAGGTATCCCGCCTCGAAAAATCGGCGATTTCGCAAATGCAGAAGCATGTGAAACAATAA
- the sigE gene encoding RNA polymerase sporulation sigma factor SigE yields the protein MLLKWKLRMQLAYYRLLMALGLKSDEVYYIGGSEALPPPLSREEEEYLLERLPSGDAAIRAMLIERNLRLVVYIARKFENTGINIEDLVSIGAIGLIKAVNTFDPEKKIKLATYASRCIENEILMYLRRNSKIRTEVSFDEPLNIDWDGNELLLSDVLGTENDTIYRNIEEQVDRKLLHKALDKLSERERVIMELRFGLQDGEEKTQKDVADMLGISQSYISRLEKRIIKRLRKEFNKMV from the coding sequence ATGCTGTTAAAATGGAAGCTGCGCATGCAACTGGCCTACTATCGTCTGCTTATGGCGCTGGGGCTGAAAAGCGACGAGGTTTATTACATCGGGGGCAGCGAAGCGCTGCCGCCTCCGCTTTCCCGGGAAGAAGAAGAATATTTGCTGGAAAGGCTTCCATCCGGAGATGCCGCCATACGCGCCATGCTGATCGAGCGCAATTTGCGGCTTGTCGTATATATTGCCAGAAAGTTTGAAAACACCGGCATCAACATCGAAGATTTGGTGTCCATCGGAGCGATCGGGCTCATTAAGGCGGTAAACACGTTTGATCCCGAGAAAAAAATCAAGCTGGCTACGTACGCTTCCCGATGCATTGAAAACGAGATTCTCATGTACCTTAGAAGGAACAGCAAAATCCGCACGGAGGTATCGTTCGACGAGCCGCTCAATATCGACTGGGACGGCAACGAGCTGCTGCTTTCCGACGTGCTCGGAACGGAAAACGATACGATTTACCGCAACATCGAGGAGCAGGTCGACCGCAAGCTGCTGCACAAGGCGCTCGACAAGTTGTCGGAGCGGGAGCGCGTCATTATGGAGCTGCGCTTCGGCCTTCAGGACGGCGAGGAGAAGACGCAGAAGGACGTGGCGGATATGCTCGGCATTTCCCAATCTTACATATCCCGATTGGAGAAACGGATCATCAAGCGTCTGCGGAAAGAGTTTAACAAAATGGTGTAA
- the spoIIGA gene encoding sigma-E processing peptidase SpoIIGA, translating into MIVYLDLIFLTNFLIDGVLLYATARARKIRFAWWRLLLATGIGASYVVFMFIPEMSFLFTFLLKFCFALGMLAVAFGFPSLQHFLRNLGMFYAINFAVAGAILGINYFLESSSEVLDGIVIGQTGVDHHTISFTFTAVAVLLLPGLWIFRNVFKSAKKREEVTAFMAEVRIEIGQAETSCTGLIDTGNQLYDPLTRTPVMIMEASQWKEYIPESWMNRIREAEVDQIISGIGSEDSQDTFVWQDRLRLVPYRGINKATQFMLAIKPDRVVITHNEKQIESPKVLIGLDGGKLSSDNSYQAIIHPMLMQS; encoded by the coding sequence ATGATCGTCTACCTGGATCTTATTTTCCTGACAAACTTCCTGATCGACGGGGTGCTGCTGTACGCAACCGCCCGTGCCCGTAAAATCCGCTTTGCGTGGTGGAGGCTGCTGCTTGCCACCGGAATCGGCGCCTCTTACGTCGTTTTTATGTTTATTCCGGAGATGTCGTTTTTATTTACGTTTTTGCTGAAGTTTTGTTTTGCCCTCGGCATGCTTGCCGTCGCGTTCGGATTTCCGAGCCTGCAGCATTTTTTGCGTAATTTGGGGATGTTTTATGCCATTAACTTTGCGGTGGCGGGTGCGATACTGGGCATCAACTATTTTTTGGAGTCGTCAAGCGAAGTGCTGGATGGGATCGTTATCGGCCAGACCGGAGTGGATCATCATACAATTTCGTTCACGTTTACTGCGGTTGCCGTGCTGCTTTTGCCGGGATTATGGATTTTTCGCAACGTGTTTAAAAGCGCCAAGAAACGCGAGGAAGTAACGGCATTCATGGCCGAGGTACGGATTGAAATCGGTCAGGCGGAAACAAGCTGCACAGGGCTGATCGACACCGGCAACCAATTGTACGATCCGCTGACGCGCACTCCGGTTATGATCATGGAGGCTTCGCAATGGAAAGAGTATATTCCCGAGTCATGGATGAATCGGATTCGGGAAGCCGAGGTCGACCAAATCATTTCCGGCATCGGTTCCGAGGACAGCCAGGACACATTCGTATGGCAGGATCGCCTTCGTCTGGTCCCTTATCGGGGAATTAACAAGGCAACTCAATTTATGCTGGCGATCAAGCCGGACCGGGTGGTCATTACCCATAACGAAAAACAAATCGAGTCCCCCAAAGTATTAATCGGGCTGGACGGAGGCAAGCTGAGCTCCGACAATTCGTACCAGGCGATCATTCATCCGATGCTGATGCAATCTTAA